The Caloenas nicobarica isolate bCalNic1 chromosome Z, bCalNic1.hap1, whole genome shotgun sequence region TAAAAGTGTTGTTGGACACCAGGTGAGTACATCTTAAGGGTGTTTTTTAAAGTCTTAAATATGTGTTGGATGCCTTGTCCAAAAGTGAAACTTTGGGAATGTtgagaaatggatttttaagTTGTTACAGAATTGATTCATACTGTAAATCACTAGTTAAAAGGTCTGTTGTGTTATATGTCTTCCCATCTCCTATGTAAAGTTGgatatataaatttatttttgtctaaaATGCAGAATAGCCTTATAGTtttcaaaatacactttttttctgtctcatctTGCACATTTTGTGATTTGGACTTGTAGACTTCTCTTTCAGAGTGTTTTCCTAGTAAAAAGAAACCTGGCTGAGAAATCAGTCATTTTCTACATTCATACCAAACTCTGACTTCCACACACATGTAAATACCTTACTAAATTTAATTGAAAAGGTAGTTCAATTATACAGCCATTTAGCTTGTCAGCATACCTCTACCTTACATAGAACATTAATGTTCTCTTGTGTGTAATTTTAGGATTATATGCCATTCCAGTCAATATTCATTAATGCTTTCCAAAATGATATTGAGAACAATCAACTTTGGCAacaaacagctgctgctctcctgtctaACAAATTTGTGCAGGTAAGCTTAAAGACCAAGATACTGTttaggcttttaaaaagttttgtaACAGCACAGATTATTCAAAAGAACAAACTTGCAGCCTATAAACCTGTAATGTACTCTATTAATATTTCCTATCTAGCCTCTTCTTGGAAGGAAAAATGAGTTGGATAGACAAAGGAAAGATATCAAGGAGCTTTGGCAGCGAGAACATAAAAAAATGGTTGGTATTTCTTTCATATCTAAGAGTGTTCAATCTAAAATTCTTCAAAAGGACAAAACTTTAAAACTAGGCTTTTATGTAGTATGTAGCTGCCAATTGCATGACATGTTTGTAAGAGGTTATTTTTCTATGACTATGTACTTTGAACTGCAGCATACACACCTATGCATAACAGTCTCTTTAAACATCAGAAAtaactggaaaattaaaataaataattcttttgcttttttcttttgttgcattctgcagcaagagctggaagctgctctaagaaaagcaaagttGCTATATACACAGCGTCAGGATGAGTATGACAAGGCAAAATCCTGCACTGCTCGTGCTGAGGAGGAACATCTTAGCTCAAGTGGAAGTTTTGTGAAAGATTTCAGCaagcaactggaaaaaaaacggAGACTAGAAGAAGAAGCTCTACAAAAAGTAGGAGGTTTTGTTCCTTGCTTTTAAAGTTAAGCCTACACTGGTTTTACTCATGCTTTCCCAATGGGAGCATTTGAGCAAGTGGTCTGTTCATAGTTCTTTTAATCATGCTATGGTCTTTTGGGCTTTTATCCTAAATGGGAATTTCCAGTTACATGCGtcttgtgtgattttttttttttttttttttttttttctcccccccttGCTTGTGGTATCAAGGCCTGTAGTCCATCAACCCTTTATACTTGTGTTTTCTCTAGGCTGAAGAGGCCAATGAACACTATAAAGCATGTATGGCAGAGGTcgaagaaaaaagaaattatttggaaagCTTTAAAAGTGATGTGTTAACACAGCTTCGGGAGCTTATTCACCAGTGTGATCTCACTCTTAAAGCTGTAagcatgctttttaaaatacatttggcagagagagagaaatgttgCTAGGACTAAGAGAAAGCCCCATCTATAGTGTTAACTGCTTAAACCAGAAAATTTTCAAAGGACAGAGGTCGAGCCaatagaaaaagaaggaaaacttttAATATGTTTGTGGTGTTCTCTTCCTGTTaggagtttaaaaataaaggagggTGTTATACATGTCTTGaatggtttggggatttttttatgAGCTGTTGCCTTGCAAGAGCCCTGACTACAGAATTCTTGTAAAATCTCTCAAAGAATATTGATGGCAGTAGTGCATTAGCAAATATGTTTGGCTCAAGCAGAGAATGGACATTAACACTCTGCAACATGGAGACTGTGTTAATTTAATACCTGGAAATAAGCAAAGGGTTGTCAAAACAGTATGTCTACacatacactttttaaaaaagctttaagATTGCATTATATCTGTAGTTGTGTACCTTTTTTAGATGAGACAAAGGCAATTAATGctggggcaggaagggaaagttaaggaaaaaaccccccaccaaaacaacaaaaaaaccatacaCACCCCTTCCCAGgcaacccaaaaaacaacccgTAAGACCAGTAGAAAGCTTAGACAAACTTGTCAGTTCAAGTTTATCTAAATCGTAAACTACTTTGCAAGCCCAAAGCCGAAGAAGCAGCCATACAGTGTCCCCTTCCCTAGTCTCTGCcttatgataaaatattttagaagttttATGTAATTTAACAAATAAAGTGTTCAGTTAATCTGTTCTGTTGGGGCAAGGAGTTTTGTCCATTTCTTGTCTCAAGGTGGTATGGACCTCATCTGGGTTTGGAACTCCATGTACTTCATTGTTCTAGTGGTGACTAATATTCCCTTGAGAGCATGAAAATTGCCTTTTTGATAGCAACAAACCTTGCTGTTTATCGTGATCGACCCAAAGTGGGAAGCCATTGGAATTGTCTTTGCTACCTTGAGGATTTAATAacccagggagaagaggaatACTAGTGTGTATACAACGGATGAAGTTTTTGCAGTTGACTTTAAGGAATCATGCAGGAAGTCCATCCCTACAGATGTTACTATTTTCTAGAATTTTTCTAGTcttatttcttaaataattttatgttgGGATGTTAATTTGGTTTGAGCAAAATACAAGTGAAATATCAGTATTTGTAGATCAtttactagatttttttatttgtttttttttcttcctgacagGCAACAGTTAACCTGTTCCAGCTGCAGCATGCTCAGGTTGTCTCTCTCCCAGTTAACTGCCAGTCCCTCTGTGAGAGTGCCAAACTCTATGACCCTGGTCAGCAGTATTCAGAGTTTGTGAGAAGTTTGCCAAAGGAAGGTGTTCCTATTGAATCAGGTTCTTTTGAAACCCAGAATTCCCAGGTTGATGGGTAAGTCCTGAACTACAGGTGGCATTTGCTTGGTTTAGAATTAAATGCTAGGCACGTGTTTAACAGTAAACCAACATTTTTAGAGGAATAAAAAGAATCCTGGTGTTTTGCAATGCTGTACCATTCTCTATGTCTTTGACTCCTCTTGTGGTAGAAAATATATAATGTCGACTTTAAAACCTGACTTTAAATTCTGAAGCAGAATGTCCTTTGGTGTAATAAAGCTTGCTAAAACATTGGCAATTGTTGTGCAAGAATTGACTTGTTACTATTTTAATGTAGATACTggtaaatgtgaaaaatgtaaattttgaaCTCCCTAGTGTGAGTGGCAGTAGTATTTGATAACCAGTTTAGGAACTACCAGTTTAGGTAATTTTCCTCTTCTGCGGGCCTTGTTGCTACGATACCTTCTTCCATTTTGTTTACATTTGGCAACTTTTTTGATGGGAAGTGTTGCTCAATTTCAGTCTTATGCTATGTGACTAAATAAAAGTTGAGAGTCCACGTCTCTGTATTAGaactcaattatttttttcctacctgtGTGACATGGTAGTTTTTACTGTTAATCTATTATATACACAGCTAATGTGGAAGGActacaagagaaaaagacaactCCTTGTGTCAGTATGCCAAATGCTTTTCCACCTTTAACTTGTTGTAAAATAGTCATCTTGGCACTAAAGCACCAGAATATCCATTCCGATCTGTGTGTTTCACAGTTCTACAGGAAAGTGTCGTCATCGTCTTTCAAAAGGAAACTTAATACAAAAAGCCTAAGTCTTGAGTCAGACTTCTACCAACAAAAGCCAGGAAATTCAAAGTTAAAGCTGAGATTCTTAGTTCTTGTCTGTAAATTTCCTGCCTTTTAAGACTGATTTAGGCTACACTCATAAACTTTGACTTAGGGGGATTTAACTACGCAGATCCCCAAGAAACTGATGAGCATGAAATTTCAAGCTCTTTGTGTGCTCTCCCAGCTATTTACTACTTAAGATTTATAGGAGCATGTTTTTTCTCATTGCCTCTCCccaccttttgttttctttgacatGGCCTTGTGATTCTTCGCTTAGAGCgattgtttttattgtttagaTCTGCCCTTTTTTAAGGGACAGTAGCTTGCACACATGTAAATTTTAGTGGGTTTAAGTCTTTATTTCCTTCAGCTGGGTAGGGTAGAACTGATTAAGGAACAACTTCCTGACTGCTAACTTGGCTAGCAAGCCATTTTGTCAACAGGGTGCTCCAGCTTTTGACGTTAATTACTGTTAGGTGTTTTCTGGCCTTATCTGGAGAGCAGCTTTTCACAATGGACTGACTATAAGCTCTCTGGCAGCTTCAacatattttctgtgcttttaaaaaagcacagctttttaaaatctgtgtgtTTATAGATGAATGGTCCTGATGTCTGGGCAAAGAATCATTTGgaggaaaacataaaagcagGATGCAATAGCCTCTGAATTATTCTGGTCTTCAGATGAACAGATTTACTGTTTTTTCAAAGTCTGCAAACTAACAGGCAATAGCTTGCAGAGATGTGGAAAAGCTGATGTACATGGGGAGGACATTGGGAAATGGcacatatttaatttaaaataaattgccacccttttttttaaatttgggcTTTAATAATTACATGTCAAATATGTGTCCGCTTCACCTTGTCATGCATGAACAGCAattaaatgaagcatttttagTGCCCAGGAATTAAAGTacattgcttttcatttaattctaTCTTACTCAGTCCtcaaattactttcttctttctgaaggGTTTTTAATAAGCAATCGACTGACAGTGTCCATACGTCACATGGTAACTTATCTCAGTGTTCAGGAGATTTTCTTGCTCAGACATTAGATGATGTGGGAAGCCCAATTTACCATCGTTCGCAAAAGATTGGAGAGAAGAGatcttccagcagcacagatATCCAAGGTAGTTCTTCTCTACTTCATCTAAAGTTCAGTCTTTGAacaaaaataccagaaaaaacaGGTGCTTGATGTCTCACTCTCAGAAATGTAGCACTGaaggggttaaaaaaaattatttttaagttcaAAGCCTATAAAAACAGTTACGCACTTGAGCATATGGATAAATGGAATACTGCCTGTATGTATACCTATATTCTTGGACAAGAAACATGAGATGCAATTCAAACAGCAATTACTGTCAAGCTCAGCGTACTCAACTATTTCAATTAACTGTAGCAATTTAAAATCCACTGTTTTTGTAAATACATTGATTACAGTTCTTTTGCACAAGCACAAGTGTCCAGTTtctgaaattcattttcttacatCCTAAAGCTTTTACAGGAACATATTCTGTAGTTTTTTTCGCTATATTGCATGGTCATGTAGCTTTTTCAATAGTTTCCTATTTTGGATATAAGCATAGCtagtctttaaataaaaagaaaatgtaatgttATCCTTGACATTTGGAATTTGcggattttcttttcaaaagccaTGCGAGGGCCACCACCATTCAGGTCATGGTCAGTTGGCAACCAGAGTGGAGGAATGTGCAGTGATTCTGAAAGTGCAGGGGGAAGCAGCGAGTCACGATCCATGGATTCTCCATCTGCTAGCCCAGGTACAGCTTTGCTCCCCACTATGCTACAGGGTGTCTCAAAAAGGTGGatccaatttgaaatcactgtatctttgAAATTAGGTCCatgtttttgaaacaccctgtaatttgatgttttttctttagactgTTTtgcattaatgaaaacattgttATTAGTTTAGCAAGTGTTGGACAGAGTCTATCATAAAAGAGAGCTGTTGGGTGGAACTTACACTTACAGCTTCCTGAGAACTTTTTTCATCCTCTAGGAGACTTTAAAAGACGACTTCCCCGAACACCTTCCACGGGTACTATGTCATCTGCAGATGATCTTGATGAAAGAGAGCCACCATCTCCTTCAGACTGTGGTAATGTTGTTTCCATACATGAAGTCCTCAGAATATGTTTTTTGTTGTAGAgtgtggcttttctttttcatgttaagaaaaatacattaacaagGCTGTGATTACCAACAGCCTTGCTTTTCAATACACTCTGCATCCACTTGAGGTTGACAGCTGAAGAATAATGTTCAGGTCATTTTAGTGAAGTGATGCAGAATTGTCTTCATACTTTTAGATTAACTACATGGGGAGGCTTTGAACATCTCTAGTGTCTTCACCCACCTGAGGTAAACATAAATGATCCACTAACCATTCCCTCCatacatttgcatttaaaattagaTGCATGGCACTGAGGGATTTAAGATTACTTCTAAACTTTGAAGTGAAATGCAGAGATATGGAGAGCTGGTAATTGGCAAATTAGAAAAGGGTAAATCCAAATGTTTAGAGTAATAGTTGAGATTTTACCCTTTTCAACTTAGCTAAGCAAGCTTTGGTAATGTCTGTCCCAGATTGACCAGATCATGTctaattttcaaatgaattttgATTGTATAAAGACAATATTGCCACATGTACTGAAACCTGAATAACTGGATTATCAGAAGTAGTTCTATGGGATGTCTGCGGTACTTACAAACTAGTTCTGAAACACTTGTGGCACTTGCTTAGTAAAGCCTTCAGGAAATTCTTCAGTTAATccttatttcttaaatatatacTTTGCCTTCTAGGAATGAGCCTGTGGTTAACAAAACTAATATCTACATTTAAAGCATGGCAGCCTGTTAATGTGAACTTTCACTTGGAGTGGTATCGTTTAATCAATACTTGAGTTTTTAAGAAGCTGTCTGGGCAATTAACTGTATGCAttaattttaaaggttttttttctgtaaaacaaaggATTTTGGTTCACGGAGTTGTTGATAGCATTGTAGGTAAAttgcttgaaaaaaagaattggTCACAAAAAGCAACAGTTGCTATTCTGTTTTAGAATCCTCTAGAAAATATTCTGGCGTTATCACAGGAGACTAAGAATTGgtgattcttttttattttatatgagTTCTGCTGTTTGTGGATGTGAATTCTTCCCTGCTGCAAAGTATGCTTCTTTAAGTATTTCAGAAACACTACAGGCCAAACCATAATGTCATCTTTCATCCTCTagtacaggatttttttaaattcatagaGCGAAACTTTTATGAACAGTTGCCTGAAATGCAGGGCATTTGGAATTAAATGTCCTAATATTTTCACATGCCAGTAATAcaggagaaaactgaaatacttaAAGCAAAACTGATTGAGCCCACTTTCAAGTTAGATTATTTGATAGTTAATGTGTCTGTTTATGTAAGCTGTAACACCGTCTTACTTCCTTTTGACTAAATGGTTTTGGTTACTTTGATAGATGCAATTTACTTACAGAATTCTGTGTTGTGCAGCACAGCTctaaaaaaccagaataaataCCCTATCCCAATAGTGCATATTGGAATGACTATAACAGAGAAATTCTCTCCAGGTTTAAATGATCTGACATCTGAAACTGCAAATTCTCCAGGACCTTTCAGAGATGCTAATATGTCCAAAGcagcacaaacacacaaactACGGAAGCTGAGAGCTCTATCTAAATGCAGAGAATGTGACAGCTTAGTGGTGTTTCAGGGAGCTGAATGTGAGGAGGTAAGTTGAAAAGTAGTTTAAATTGCTGTTTGGGATTTAGGTAAAGTCTAGTGTTTTGGAAACTTGCATTGTTTTTTGGTATAAATAGTACAGACTTCGTGGCTCATAAAATCATCATGAACTCAAAGCAAAAGCACAACAGAATaataaatctttccttttcctcacatATCGTGTGACAAACAGCAGAGATATTTTTTATGGTGTCAGATTGTATCAAACCATGTACTTTTTTCCTGTAGTGTTCACTTGCGTGCCATAAAAAATGTTTAGAGACTTTGGCTATTCAATGTGGGCACAAAAAACTTCATGGAAGGCTTCACTTGTTTGGAGTGGAATTTGCCCAAGCTGCTAAAAATGTTCCCGATGGCATTCCTTTCATCATCAAAAAGTGTACGTCAGAAATTGAAAGCAGAGCGCTGAATGTCAAGGTATGCTCAAGTTTGTTATAAAACTTAAGTTTGAacggtatttaaaaaaatttttaaaataagccttTTAAAGATATTAACGCTGTAGTGTTGATATCATCTGTGTTTTACACTTgcctttcaaattaaaatagagTTGTgctgatattttaatttcagggCATCTATCgtgtgaatggagccaaatcaAGAGTTGAAAAGCTTTGTCaagcttttgaaaatggaaaggatTTGGTCGAGCTCTCAGAACTCTATGCACATGATATCAGCAATGTTCTCAAGTTGTATCTCCGCCAGGTATGTACTCGAGCAGTCAGATGGAAAACCAAAGTAGTGTAGTATATTTCTtcaatacaagaaaaaaaaaaaatcctttcagcAGTCCTGCAGCTGAAGATTAAATTAGTGCCTTGTACATTTGCAGTAGgcttctttattttcatgtggAGCTTGTGACAGGCCAGGGAAAGCATTAGCTTACTGACTGCTGGTATTACAATCCGTATTCCATGTGGGTATAATGTCTCTTTAAATATTAGTACCATACACAGAACAAGCTTTTGTTTATCCACTTGTGATGCTTGATTTCTAAAACCTTTCCAGGTACTGAATTTGCCTGGCTTATATGAAGTTTAAAACATTCTCATATTCTTGACTCAGCAAGCAGACAGATGCTAATATATTGCTGTAAATATACACTAGCAAAAATTTCATGAAACACTCATAATGGTCGTGATATGTTCATTATGGAGATATTATCcatctttttgtttcaaaatgcagCTTTAAGGCTTAATGCCAAAAGGGTTTCAGTATGTATCTGAAAAAAGTGAGGCTGAGATGTTGCCCAATGAAATTACTGAGTCAGAGCACTTTTTAACCCTGAAAGGAATAATCCTTAGCTGTACGGTCCTGTCTTCTTCCTCACACTGGCCGTCAGAGATGGGCGCTCTGATCCCCTGATCATCACCGCTAAGGGCTTttgaaaaaattacaaatatgtaCTCTGACAACTTATTCAACTAAAAAGGTAGCATATTATATACATCACACTGGGGTACCAGTTTGAGGCAATGTGCTGTATCTTTGAATAGGgctcataattaaaaaaaaaaaaaaaaaaaaaaatcaaatactatGTCTCTTTCTGGTCTTGTTGCTTCCTTTGTAgctgtttgtgtggtttttagGTAAACCTCATTTTAAATGCAGGAACGGTGCTAGAAACATGCAGTTAAGACAGTTTTAGACAGAATCCTGAGTTAAATCCTATTTGAGACTAATTATTAAAACTAATTATGCTGAGTTTTATCTGGTCTTCCtactttttgcttttgtctaAGCTGGGGCAATGAAAATAGCCAGGTCAGGTTTgacagttttgtcttttttaaaaaaaaaaggtttttttattattaacattAATGTTGAGAGAATACTTCTCTCATGCTGAGAGAatcacaattaaaaatgaatgttatGTGGCCTAAAatccaattttaaaaaaaatggactaTGGACCAAACTTGATACAATATGTAATATACTATCAaagtctggaaaaaataaatagctgctCTATTACCATGGTATTTATACATATGCAGCATAACACCCTCTCTCATAGCAACTGCATTCTTGAAATCTGTACCTGTGTTGATAAATGCTCGGTCTTGAAGCTGTCACAGGAAAGGGCTGGCAAGAGATTTCCGGAGAAAGGCATAGGAGGGGAGTGGTTTTGTTACCTTCTGCTTGGATTTGACAAATTGTGGTTTGAGTTAATGAAAAAGGATTAAACAACATCATCTAAGAAAATATGCTAGACCAGAtgaagttaaagaaaaacaggaaagaaacaagTTAATTCAGGCTTGAttgtatttctgaaacattcttatttcttcagcttccaGAGCCCTTGATTTTGTTTCGGCTTTACAATGAGTTCATTGGACTTGCAAAAGAAAGCCAGAATATTAATGAGGAATTGGATGCTGAACAAGCTAGTCCAAAATCAAGGAAAAGACATTCAATCTGTATTGAACTGAATAGAATCATCATTAAAATTAAAGATCTTCTGAAACAACTGCCTGTACCAAACTATAACACTCTTCAGTACCTTATTGGACACCTTCACAGGtgagaaaagattttaaatgcaaactgatcttgaaaaataaactgatacATTGCTGTGTACTACGAAACTCTTGTACCTTTATGATGACTGTAGAGGAGGAAGTCACATATGCCTTAGAAGACATTgttctgttgctgtttcttttttcagtgtgtaATGAATTCTCaggtgagaaagaaaaggaaatggaaagaaaggagggaaagagcTGAGCTCTGTTATTCTTGATCCTCTGCTAGTACTGGGGTCACCAAGTAGTAATTagtggcagctgcagagacCTACATGTGATTTAAATCAGGATATGACCCAGACAGAGTAGTGATTTGGTGGCTATAAACAGAAAATTGAAACTTGTATCATGTTTGTTAATAACCATTCTCCAGTTACATTTTACTTCCTTGTCTTCCAAGTGCTGGATTGTATGATGATGTGTGATGAGGATGTACCAAGCTGATGACTACCACTAAAAATGACTAATATTGGGCCACTTTGAATGAGAGAGATGATCTTTTTCCCAATCCCAGAAATGGTGAATAGCCACAAATGACATTAACCAAACAGGACATTAAACCAGCCTGTGTGGAAAGGGCTTAGTCCAAGCTGCCCTTAAATGCAGTGTGCACTGAAGATTGTGCCTGCCTACCAAACctgccttcatttttttgtcttttagcCTCTTTAGATAAAAGATAAGATTTTTAATATCTAAAGTATTTCTGAAGTACTAAAACTCTCTAACTTTGgggatttgttttttgtttttgttttgtatttatgCAGGGTTACAGAACAgtctaatgaaaacaaaatgtcagCCAGCAACCTTGGCATAATATTTGGCCCAACTCTGATCAGGCCACGTCAAACAGATGCTACAGTGTCTTTGTCGTCACTTGTGGATTACCCTTATCAGGCCCGGGTAGTGGAGCTGCTCataacattttatgaaaagatATTTGATGTTTCATTGAAACCACTTCTGAGCACATCTCAGTCTGAAGAAACTGCCTTTACAGTCAGAGTTGCTTTATCAGCAGAAGAGAGGGAGCCACAGCAGCCGAGGAAGTCCTTTGCTGTAAAGGAGGTGAGTGACTTTTCTTGTGCTGCTGCAATGTTCCCTGTGCTGCCATCTGTGTCAAATGCTGCAGTGTTCCAGAGCATGTTTCTGTTAAatctctgtgggttttttgttaagGAGTGCTTTTCCTCTTGAGTTCTCATTTACTTTTGGTCTGACTTCTGTTAACAGGGTATTCTGATAGCTCCAAgtgaaagcagagctgcagatggAGCTGCATTGTTTTTGGAATCGAACAACAGCAAGAATACAAAAGAACAAGTAGATACATCTGTAACTGGTTAGTCCATTTTTATGAAGTCTTGGGGTGGGTGAATAAGTAGTCACGGATGCGTTGTATCAGGGGTATCAAACTCGTTTTCACTAGTGGGCTtgtcagcctcacggttgccttcaaagggccaaatgtaattttaggactgtataaatgtagaagTAGATATGAGACGATACATAAGATGATATGATATAATATAGTGCATGCAGCTTTTCAACTTAGACAGAAGCAAGTGATAAAATCTGCTTATCACTGCTTGATATATTGTTTATAAGAGGAACAGAGATTACAATATTTCTAAAGGCTTTCAAGAAACCTGTGTTGATGGAATTAGAGCTTAAAGTATTTGATAAGAGTATACAACAACAGTGGTTTGGtttctccctttaaaaaaaaaaatttatggTCTGGCTGGATTTCTGAAATCCACTATGATGCTGCAAACCAATATTCAGCAATTAACATGTTTTGACCATTGTTTTCTGCCAGAACGTGTATCATTGCCACTCACTGGAACTAAACCAGAAGGCTCTGGAAGGAGTAATTCTCTGACAGAATCATCAGCTACCAGCATTTTGGATATTAATCTCTCTGCTCCAAAAGAGACAGGTTTGCTAACCTAACTATAAATcttctgtaaattttttttctgtttgtctgcCTGTGTTACTACAgtggtttattttaatgtagGTATGATTTCATCTACTTTAGTTAGTAGTAACTATACATGATCCCTTTTAATTATACTGATTTTCAGTTGGTGTTATCAGTTCAGTCATGTCCTGTACATTAACAGTGTAACATTCTGAAACAtactaaaactgaaaatattaaaggaatggaaagcagcagccaaaaaaaacccaaccaaccaaaacctaaacaaacaaaaagaaacccaaacaacaaaccgcaacacacacaaccaaaaaaacctgcagtgtCTCTTtacctg contains the following coding sequences:
- the ARHGAP29 gene encoding rho GTPase-activating protein 29 isoform X1; this translates as MLRQNGGSNKRGLGLARLSTSNFFTISNSGNWGMGRSTKSSSLSSISSNSDCYDNPVVDPEYIMQLVNDVRKFADVLLYLKEAILSEENQDGLHQVVHERLGELLRVLKAVINKHQALNSVDILSAAGTVIAKVKAVNFKEVNEENKRELFGEIFSSIETLAFTFGNSVSDFLMGDVDNGSSLGLPVSRRSRSFENLSVESGGSRHERDDIQGHLRAEEVDNMLLRNDNGIESALSYAKAWSKYTKDVVAWVEKKLSLEVECAKNLAKMAETAKSVVGHQDYMPFQSIFINAFQNDIENNQLWQQTAAALLSNKFVQPLLGRKNELDRQRKDIKELWQREHKKMQELEAALRKAKLLYTQRQDEYDKAKSCTARAEEEHLSSSGSFVKDFSKQLEKKRRLEEEALQKAEEANEHYKACMAEVEEKRNYLESFKSDVLTQLRELIHQCDLTLKAATVNLFQLQHAQVVSLPVNCQSLCESAKLYDPGQQYSEFVRSLPKEGVPIESGSFETQNSQVDGVFNKQSTDSVHTSHGNLSQCSGDFLAQTLDDVGSPIYHRSQKIGEKRSSSSTDIQAMRGPPPFRSWSVGNQSGGMCSDSESAGGSSESRSMDSPSASPGDFKRRLPRTPSTGTMSSADDLDEREPPSPSDCGLNDLTSETANSPGPFRDANMSKAAQTHKLRKLRALSKCRECDSLVVFQGAECEECSLACHKKCLETLAIQCGHKKLHGRLHLFGVEFAQAAKNVPDGIPFIIKKCTSEIESRALNVKGIYRVNGAKSRVEKLCQAFENGKDLVELSELYAHDISNVLKLYLRQLPEPLILFRLYNEFIGLAKESQNINEELDAEQASPKSRKRHSICIELNRIIIKIKDLLKQLPVPNYNTLQYLIGHLHRVTEQSNENKMSASNLGIIFGPTLIRPRQTDATVSLSSLVDYPYQARVVELLITFYEKIFDVSLKPLLSTSQSEETAFTVRVALSAEEREPQQPRKSFAVKEGILIAPSESRAADGAALFLESNNSKNTKEQVDTSVTERVSLPLTGTKPEGSGRSNSLTESSATSILDINLSAPKETGDAASPTSERDNDSLVSLGEESHKTNLLPAKPNRQITKVPLRVPRTKPATRPVSLPVDRILPPCILNERNSRNAGAVSPEKLGRSPTIEEVSEVKALPAVNTCCRLPCYDTQMLRKTWDKQYKQYDITARTAMIMTNVPQENRALESGTAGALPSSGSIANDSANAIFPSKPYSVSVRSATEGNGPDANPLAAFRAPRTLQPPPGTFYKPPSNKSKQNGEGSSPKVCAPTSASSVLHQDDTVKLARSSALPSGDPEQNTNEQKISSEDIHPTDLKPTYQRLRPKRIQELEHREAHFV